One segment of Primulina tabacum isolate GXHZ01 chromosome 14, ASM2559414v2, whole genome shotgun sequence DNA contains the following:
- the LOC142524542 gene encoding heavy metal-associated isoprenylated plant protein 39-like, translating to MKKVVLKLDFVDEKTKQKAMKNISGISGIESIAMDSKDKKLTVTGDIDPVAVVAKLRKLCHTEIVSVGPAKEPEKKKEEPKKEEPKKEQAKKEEPKKKDGPNENEAAQMSMAHQHPYYHQHPYYHTQYQPYSHPPPSYYVRSVEEEPNGCVIC from the exons ATGAAG AAAGTAGTGTTAAAATTGGACTTCGTGGATGAGAAAACCAAGCAGAAAGCCATGAAGAACATCTCCGGTATCTCAG GGATCGAATCAATTGCGATGGATTCCAAGGACAAGAAGTTGACGGTCACCGGAGATATTGATCCGGTGGCGGTGGTTGCGAAGCTGAGGAAGCTCTGCCACACGGAGATAGTATCCGTGGGGCCGGCGAAGGAGCCGGAGAAGAAGAAAGAGGAGCCCAAGAAAGAGGAACCCAAGAAGGAGCAGGCCAAGAAGGAGGAACCTAAGAAAAAAGATGGGCCCAATGAAAATGAGGCGGCCCAAATGTCGATGGCCCATCAACACCCTTATTATCATCAACACCCTTATTATCATACTCAGTATCAGCCGTATTCGCATCCGCCGCCGTCCTATTATGTGAGGAGTGTGGAGGAGGAACCAAATGGTTGTGTTATTTGCTAA